One Streptomyces sp. CNQ-509 DNA window includes the following coding sequences:
- a CDS encoding DUF3117 domain-containing protein, giving the protein MAAMKPRTGDGPLEVTKEGRGIVMRVPLEGGGRLVVELTPDEADALGDALKKVVS; this is encoded by the coding sequence ATGGCGGCCATGAAGCCGCGGACGGGCGACGGCCCGCTCGAGGTGACCAAGGAGGGGCGGGGCATCGTCATGCGCGTTCCGCTCGAAGGCGGCGGGCGGCTCGTCGTCGAGCTGACCCCCGATGAAGCCGACGCGCTCGGCGACGCCCTGAAGAAGGTCGTCAGCTAG
- the sigE gene encoding RNA polymerase sigma factor SigE: MVGGLLDTTRATRGGAAASGERGTLRRFRRGSRAPDEPKSVTDTADDHSHATDTVTVAGFSAFPADDASSKGWTPPSWEEIVSTHSGRVYRLAYRLTGNRHDAEDLTQEVFIRVFRSLSTYTPGTFEGWLHRITTNLFLDQVRRKQRIRFDALGDDAAERLPSREPSPQQHFNDTHFDADVQQALDTLAPEFRAAVVLCDIEGLSYEEIAATLGVKLGTVRSRIHRGRSHLRKALKHRSPEARAEQRALAGAGQGAYGSDEEGGTL, translated from the coding sequence ATGGTAGGGGGCCTACTGGACACCACCAGAGCCACCAGGGGAGGTGCGGCCGCGTCCGGCGAAAGGGGCACCCTTCGGCGATTCCGCCGAGGGTCCCGGGCACCGGATGAGCCGAAATCCGTGACCGACACTGCTGACGACCACAGCCACGCCACCGACACCGTGACCGTTGCCGGATTCTCCGCGTTCCCGGCCGACGACGCGTCGTCCAAGGGGTGGACTCCGCCTTCGTGGGAGGAGATCGTCAGCACCCACAGCGGTCGCGTCTACCGTCTCGCCTATCGCCTCACCGGGAACCGGCACGACGCCGAGGACCTCACGCAGGAGGTCTTCATCCGCGTCTTCCGGTCGCTGTCGACGTACACCCCGGGGACGTTCGAGGGCTGGCTGCACCGCATCACCACGAACCTCTTCCTCGACCAGGTGCGGCGCAAGCAGCGCATCCGGTTCGACGCGCTCGGGGACGACGCCGCGGAGCGGCTGCCGAGCCGCGAGCCGTCGCCGCAGCAGCACTTCAACGACACGCACTTCGACGCCGACGTCCAGCAGGCGCTGGACACCCTCGCGCCCGAGTTCCGGGCCGCGGTGGTGCTGTGCGACATCGAGGGCCTGTCGTACGAGGAGATCGCCGCCACCCTGGGCGTCAAGCTGGGCACGGTCCGCAGCCGGATCCACCGCGGCCGTTCCCACCTGCGCAAGGCGCTCAAGCACCGCTCCCCGGAGGCGAGGGCCGAGCAGCGCGCGCTCGCCGGGGCGGGGCAGGGCGCCTACGGCTCGGACGAGGAGGGCGGAACGCTGTGA
- a CDS encoding O-methyltransferase → MTPGDPAAATRAQGSATAALHWARQRALEAGLRQVSAGAGAALRLLAATAGAKAVVEIGTGTGVSGIHLLQGMRPGGVLTTVDPEPERQQFARQAFRAAGFAANRARIIVGRALDVLPRLADGSYDMVFCDGDPLECLEYLGESLRLLRPGGVVCFEGVFADGRTVDSAAQPDEVQKVRELLRAVKESRELMPALLPVGDGLLCAVKREA, encoded by the coding sequence GTGACCCCGGGCGACCCGGCGGCTGCGACGCGTGCGCAGGGCTCGGCGACGGCGGCGCTGCACTGGGCGCGGCAGCGGGCCCTGGAGGCGGGCCTGCGCCAGGTGTCCGCGGGCGCCGGGGCCGCGCTGCGGCTGCTCGCGGCGACGGCGGGCGCCAAGGCGGTGGTCGAGATCGGCACCGGCACCGGCGTCTCCGGCATCCACCTGCTGCAGGGCATGCGCCCCGGCGGGGTGCTGACGACGGTGGACCCGGAGCCGGAGCGGCAGCAGTTCGCGCGCCAGGCGTTCCGGGCGGCCGGGTTCGCCGCGAACCGGGCGCGGATCATCGTCGGCCGGGCGCTGGACGTGCTGCCGCGGCTGGCGGACGGCTCGTACGACATGGTCTTCTGCGACGGTGACCCGCTGGAGTGCCTGGAGTATCTCGGCGAATCGTTGCGCCTGCTGCGGCCCGGCGGCGTGGTGTGCTTCGAGGGCGTCTTCGCGGACGGGCGCACGGTGGACTCGGCGGCCCAGCCCGACGAGGTGCAGAAGGTGCGCGAGCTGCTGCGCGCGGTGAAGGAGAGCCGGGAGCTGATGCCCGCGCTGCTGCCGGTGGGGGACGGGCTGCTGTGTGCAGTCAAGCGCGAGGCGTGA
- a CDS encoding DivIVA domain-containing protein, which produces MFWFMLIAMVVVVAAVTLVLAGNGEEELTEPQPDRLHDPLPPDRPLGRADIDALRLPVALRGYRMDDVDDALDRVAAELAERDARIAELEAALAGAHAAAYRGGGTGGQGYEDAPPGPGFGGAGGVADPGGQSNGGTDLGTWDLGGRGNGGTDLGARDPGGQDPGGRGNGGTDLAGRDAGGREAHGRGPGGADPREGLDGRA; this is translated from the coding sequence GTGTTCTGGTTCATGCTCATCGCCATGGTCGTGGTCGTGGCCGCGGTCACCCTCGTGCTGGCGGGGAACGGCGAGGAGGAGCTCACCGAGCCGCAGCCGGACCGGCTCCACGACCCGCTGCCGCCCGACCGCCCGCTCGGCCGCGCCGACATCGACGCGCTGCGGCTGCCGGTCGCCCTGCGGGGGTACCGCATGGACGACGTGGACGACGCGCTGGACCGCGTCGCCGCGGAGCTGGCGGAGCGGGACGCGCGTATCGCGGAGCTGGAGGCGGCCCTGGCGGGCGCGCACGCGGCGGCGTACCGCGGGGGAGGAACGGGCGGACAGGGGTACGAGGACGCGCCGCCGGGACCGGGCTTCGGGGGCGCGGGCGGCGTCGCGGACCCGGGCGGGCAGAGCAACGGCGGTACGGACCTGGGCACCTGGGACCTGGGCGGGCGCGGCAACGGGGGCACGGACCTGGGCGCGCGCGACCCGGGCGGCCAGGACCCGGGCGGCCGGGGCAACGGGGGCACGGACCTGGCCGGACGGGACGCCGGCGGCCGGGAAGCGCACGGCCGGGGGCCCGGCGGTGCGGACCCGCGCGAGGGCCTGGACGGCCGGGCGTGA
- a CDS encoding DNA-3-methyladenine glycosylase I produces the protein MSAEGGAVAGPDGLLRCPWGLSAEDYVAYHDEEWGRPVHGDDALFERLSLEAFQSGLSWLTILRRREGFRTAFAGFEIAAVAEFGPGDEQRLLADPGIIRNRLKVRATLANAKTLAAWTPGELDALIWSFAPDPAGRHAPRTLADVPAVTPESTALAKELKRRGVRFVGPTTAYALMQACGLVDDHLADCHAR, from the coding sequence GTGAGCGCCGAGGGCGGGGCCGTGGCCGGCCCCGACGGGCTGCTGCGCTGCCCCTGGGGGCTCTCCGCCGAGGACTACGTCGCGTACCACGACGAGGAGTGGGGCCGGCCCGTACACGGCGACGACGCGCTCTTCGAGCGGCTGTCGCTGGAGGCGTTCCAGTCCGGGCTCTCCTGGCTGACGATCCTCCGCCGCCGCGAGGGCTTCCGGACGGCCTTCGCCGGCTTCGAGATCGCCGCGGTGGCGGAGTTCGGCCCCGGGGACGAGCAGCGGCTGCTCGCCGACCCGGGCATCATCCGCAACCGGCTGAAGGTGCGGGCCACCCTCGCCAACGCCAAGACCCTCGCCGCCTGGACCCCCGGCGAACTCGATGCCCTGATCTGGTCGTTCGCCCCGGACCCCGCCGGCCGCCACGCGCCGCGCACGCTCGCGGACGTCCCGGCCGTCACCCCGGAGTCGACGGCGCTGGCCAAGGAGCTGAAGCGGCGCGGCGTGCGGTTCGTCGGCCCCACGACGGCGTACGCGCTGATGCAGGCGTGCGGCCTGGTCGACGACCACCTCGCGGACTGCCACGCGCGGTAG
- the folP gene encoding dihydropteroate synthase, which yields MLRLGSRTFAAHEPVIMAIVNRTPDSFYDQGATFRDEPALARVEQAVAEGAAIIDVGGVKAGPGEEVSAAEEVRRTAGFIAEVRRRHPSVVISVDTWRHEVAEAACAAGADLLNDAWGGVDPLVAEVAARHGAGLVCTHAGGVQPRTRPHRVAYDDVMADILRVTLGLAERAVELGVRRDGILIDPGHDFGKNTRHSLEATRRLGEMTAAGWPVLVSLSNKDFVGETLAKPVKERLIGTLATTAVSAWLGAQVYRVHEVAETRQVLDMVAAIAGHRPPAVARRGLV from the coding sequence ATGCTGCGACTGGGGTCGCGCACTTTCGCCGCGCACGAGCCGGTGATCATGGCGATCGTCAACAGGACCCCGGACTCCTTCTACGACCAGGGCGCCACCTTCCGCGACGAGCCCGCGCTGGCCCGCGTCGAGCAGGCCGTCGCCGAGGGCGCGGCGATCATCGACGTCGGCGGGGTGAAGGCCGGCCCCGGCGAGGAGGTGTCGGCGGCCGAGGAGGTGCGCCGTACCGCGGGCTTCATCGCCGAGGTGCGCCGCCGCCACCCGTCCGTCGTGATCAGCGTCGACACCTGGCGGCACGAGGTCGCCGAGGCCGCCTGCGCGGCCGGCGCGGACCTGCTGAACGACGCCTGGGGCGGCGTCGACCCGCTGGTCGCCGAGGTCGCCGCGCGGCACGGCGCGGGGCTCGTGTGCACCCACGCGGGCGGCGTGCAGCCGCGCACCCGGCCGCACCGCGTCGCGTACGACGACGTGATGGCCGACATCCTGCGGGTCACCCTGGGGCTCGCGGAGCGGGCCGTGGAGCTGGGCGTACGCCGCGACGGCATCCTGATCGACCCCGGGCACGACTTCGGCAAGAACACGCGGCACTCGCTGGAGGCCACCCGCCGGCTCGGCGAGATGACGGCGGCGGGCTGGCCGGTGCTGGTCTCGCTGTCGAACAAGGACTTCGTCGGCGAGACGCTGGCCAAGCCGGTGAAGGAGCGGCTGATCGGCACGCTCGCCACCACCGCGGTCTCGGCCTGGCTGGGGGCACAGGTGTACCGGGTGCACGAGGTGGCCGAGACCCGGCAGGTGCTGGACATGGTGGCCGCCATCGCGGGCCACCGCCCGCCCGCGGTCGCGCGCCGCGGGCTCGTGTAG
- a CDS encoding anti-sigma factor, producing the protein MSSVGGLSPAEQHLGEALAALVDGELPHDSRDRVLAHLATCPRCKAEADEQRRLKSVFSAAAPPAPSDGLLARLENLPGVDLDDAARRSPFAGGAGGSARTGSRTGGARPARTGGFGGGILGGAVLDGGTGFPIHEVERPSAARGRRFAFAAAGAVSFAALALGGALPIESAVDPSGGSPAVTPGDRGEPARYSYDPQLSTSGGAQDAGPVQPYSTQSGPLQLAASATAATTATPQPPLLSVFAVTEPSASEPPASAPQTALSGMNTPSPQ; encoded by the coding sequence GTGAGCAGCGTGGGCGGGCTGTCGCCCGCCGAGCAGCACCTGGGCGAGGCGCTGGCGGCGCTGGTCGACGGGGAACTGCCCCACGACTCGCGGGACCGCGTGCTGGCCCATCTGGCGACGTGTCCCCGGTGCAAGGCAGAGGCCGACGAGCAGCGCCGGCTCAAGAGCGTGTTCTCCGCCGCCGCCCCGCCCGCGCCCTCCGACGGGCTGCTGGCCCGGCTGGAGAACCTGCCGGGTGTCGACCTCGACGACGCCGCCCGCCGGTCGCCCTTCGCGGGCGGAGCCGGCGGCAGTGCGCGTACGGGCAGCAGGACCGGCGGTGCCCGCCCGGCCAGGACCGGCGGCTTCGGCGGCGGCATCCTCGGCGGCGCCGTGCTCGACGGCGGCACCGGGTTCCCGATCCACGAGGTCGAGCGGCCCTCCGCCGCCCGCGGGCGGCGCTTCGCGTTCGCCGCCGCCGGCGCGGTCTCCTTCGCCGCCCTCGCCCTCGGCGGCGCGCTGCCCATCGAGTCGGCCGTCGACCCCTCGGGCGGCTCCCCTGCGGTCACCCCCGGCGACCGCGGCGAGCCCGCGCGCTATTCGTACGACCCCCAGCTCTCCACCTCGGGCGGCGCACAGGACGCGGGCCCGGTCCAGCCGTACAGCACGCAGAGCGGCCCCCTTCAGTTGGCCGCCTCAGCGACGGCTGCCACGACCGCGACGCCGCAGCCGCCGCTGCTCTCCGTCTTCGCGGTCACCGAGCCGTCGGCGTCCGAGCCGCCGGCGTCCGCACCGCAGACCGCGCTGAGCGGGATGAACACCCCGTCGCCGCAGTGA
- a CDS encoding enoyl-CoA hydratase/isomerase family protein, which yields MADTVLYEVADGLATVTLNRPDAMNALDTETKNALRDTLREAAADEAVRAVLLTGAGRAFCVGQDLKEHIGTLAAARAAQRTDHAMDTVTEHYNPIAATLAGMPKPVVAGVNGVAAGAGAGFAFAADYRVVADTASFHTSFAGVALTADSGVSWTLPRLVGHGRAADLLLFPRRIPAAEALALGIANVVVPAAELAAEAAAVARRLAAGPTGAYAAIKESLAYGAGHGFAETLAREAELQSRAGASEDHRIAVEAFVAKEEPRFTGR from the coding sequence ATGGCGGACACCGTGCTGTACGAGGTCGCCGACGGACTCGCGACCGTCACCCTCAACCGCCCGGACGCGATGAACGCCCTCGACACCGAGACCAAGAACGCCCTGCGCGACACCCTGCGGGAAGCCGCGGCGGACGAAGCCGTACGGGCCGTGCTGCTCACCGGCGCGGGGCGGGCGTTCTGCGTGGGGCAGGACCTCAAGGAGCACATCGGCACCCTCGCGGCGGCCCGCGCCGCGCAGCGTACGGACCACGCGATGGACACCGTCACCGAGCACTACAACCCCATCGCCGCCACCCTCGCCGGGATGCCGAAGCCGGTGGTCGCGGGCGTCAACGGGGTCGCCGCCGGGGCCGGCGCGGGCTTCGCGTTCGCGGCGGACTACCGGGTGGTGGCCGACACCGCGTCGTTCCACACCTCCTTCGCGGGCGTCGCGCTCACCGCGGACTCCGGCGTCTCCTGGACCCTCCCCCGCCTCGTCGGCCACGGCCGCGCCGCCGACCTGCTGCTCTTCCCGCGCCGGATCCCGGCGGCCGAGGCGCTGGCGCTGGGCATCGCGAACGTCGTCGTACCGGCGGCGGAGCTGGCCGCGGAGGCGGCGGCGGTGGCCCGCCGGCTCGCGGCCGGGCCGACGGGGGCGTACGCGGCGATCAAGGAGTCGCTGGCGTACGGGGCGGGCCACGGGTTCGCGGAGACGCTGGCGAGGGAGGCGGAGCTGCAGTCCCGCGCGGGTGCGTCGGAGGACCACAGGATCGCGGTGGAGGCGTTCGTGGCGAAGGAGGAGCCGCGCTTCACGGGCCGCTGA